One Heyndrickxia oleronia genomic window, CATATGGGGATGGCTTGGAGGAATACCATCCATTATTCTGGGCTTCCAAGCTCCATTTCTTTATTACAGGTGTTCCGTTTTATAATTTCCCATATACATTTGGCTATTTATTTTCCTTAGGGATATATGCACAGGCTCAAAAAGAAGGGAAAGGTTATGAGGAAAAATATATGGCGCTCCTACAGGATACAGGTTCCATGAAGGTTGAGGATCTTGCGATGAAACATTTAAATGTTGATTTAACGAAGCGAGATTTTTGGGAAGAAGGAGTTAAGCTGTGCGTGAAGGATGTTGAGGAATTTTTAGAGGCTACAAAGCAATGAAAAAAATGGGGATGATTTGGCATACAAATCATCCCCATTTATACTATAGATTTATTATTAAAACTTTTTTAATTTAAATGATGCGATCATTAGTAGAGCTAAAATAAGAATAATAAATAAATATAAATGCGTTGGAAAAACTGGAAGTGCAAGGTAACTTAAGGTTGCAAGACAACCTGCAGCTGTTATAGGTAAACCAGTAAAATACCCATTTCCTTCAGTAATATTAAATCGAGCTAATCGAAAAGCGCCACAACCTATATAAAATACTGTGAAAAATAGTCCGGGATAGCCAAATGAATGCAGAATTCCTTGATATAGAAGGATAGCTGGAGCAACTCCGAATGAAATAATATCACTCATAGAATCTAATTGTTTGCCCATTTCTGATACGATATTTAATTTACGAGCAACTAGACCATCAAATCGATCCGCAAGAGCGG contains:
- the pssA gene encoding CDP-diacylglycerol--serine O-phosphatidyltransferase; protein product: MFHSDVIDQTLKKLRAQTANMLTLLNLGLGGFAILVAIHGQLGLSVILIFMAALADRFDGLVARKLNIVSEMGKQLDSMSDIISFGVAPAILLYQGILHSFGYPGLFFTVFYIGCGAFRLARFNITEGNGYFTGLPITAAGCLATLSYLALPVFPTHLYLFIILILALLMIASFKLKKF